TGGCGGTGTGGTCGACACCAGGCGCAGGTTCCAGATGGCCTCGCCGGCGTCGAACAGCCCGGGAGCCAGGCCGACGCGCGGATCCGGGGTGGGCGCGTTCACGCGCAGCGGCGCGAGACCGGCGGGCGCCATCCCGGTGTCGGGGGACTGATAGGCGGAGCAGGCCGGCAGGAGCGCCAGCAGCAGCGCGCACGACAGGAGCGCACCGGGGCGCACGGGGACGCGGTCACGCGTCGATCGCTGGGAGGTCATGTCACTTCCTCATCTCGAGTGGATGTATCCGTCAGAACAGGCGGGTGTCGGGTCAGGCGGGTGGGTCGGAGCGGGGCCGGCGCGTCCAGGTCACGGGCCGGGCGTCGTCATCTCCTCGAGCATCAGCTCCATGCGGGCGATCTCGGTGGCCTGATCGACCTGGATGTCGGAGGCGATCTTGAAGATGAAGTCGCCCTGGGCCGCGCCGTCGCTGGCGAAGAGGTCGTGCACCATGGTGACGGCGCCCTCGTGGTGTTCGATCATGTAGGTGAGGAAGAGCCGGTCGAAGTCCGCTCTGCGGGCTTCCTCCAGTTCGCGCAGCTGCTCGGGGGAGATCATCCCCGGCATGTTCATGGCGTGCTCCGGTCCGTGGACCATGAGGGTGCTGCCCTCGATATGGATCTCGGGCACCGGAAGGCCTCGGTCGCGCAGCCAGCGCTGCATGATGTCGATCTCGTCGCTCTGGGCGTTGATGATGCGCGCGCACAGGACCTGGACCGCCGGGCTGGCGCCGTTGTCGGGCGCGAAACCCGCCATCACCAGCGCCTGGGCGTGGTGCCCGATCATCCCGGTGATGAAGTGCACGTCGGCCTCGTGCGGGTTGAGCAGAAGGCTGTCGGCACGCGCCTGGTAGATGGCCTCGAGCCGGGCGACGCGGTCGGCGTCGGGGCGCGCGGCAGGCGCGGGCGCGCCCGGACCGGAGCCCGCGCAGGCCTGGGTGGCGGCGAGGAGAACGAAGAGCACGGTGCGGCAGGTATTCATGGCCTCCAACATACTAGGTTTGAGGGTGGTTCGCTTCAGCGGTCGGCGGCGTCGGGCCTGTGTGGTATCAACCAGTCGTCCGGTCCGCCCGGATCGTTTCAAGATCGAGTTTTGAACTGGCTCGCACCCCGCTTTGAAGCCTCCCTGTTTCGATTGTTTGGAGGTAAAAATCAGTCTATTTTACCCACATGTACCCTAGATTGCTGGCTGCCATACTTCGTTCCACCCGGAAGAGTGCCCTGATCCTCGGACCTCGGCAGGTAGGGAAGTCGACGCTCCTGTCTTCGCTTGGGCCCGACATCTCGGTGAATCTGGCCAGCCCGCGGGCGTTCCGCGACTACGTGAGCCATCCGGAGCGGCTGGAGCGGGAACTCCACGCTTGTTCGCCCGGAAACAGGACTGTGTTTATCGACGAAGTCCAGCGGGTGCCGGCGTTGCTCGATGTCGTCCAGGTGTTCGTCGACGAGCAGCCCGATCGCTTCCGGTTCCTGCTCTCGGGATCCAGCGCGCGCAAGCTTCGTCGTGGCCAGGCCAATCTTCTCCCCGGGCGGATTCACGTTCACCACATGCACCCCTTGCTCGCTTGCGAACTGGGGGCCGGCTTCGATGTGAATCGCGCCCTGGCCCACGGCACGCTCCCCGGAATCTACGCGGAACCGGACGAGCGCATCCGGAGCGCGGACCTCAGGAGCTATGCGGACGTCTATCTGCGGGAGGAGATCCAGGCCGAAGCCCTGGTTCGAAATCTCGGCGGCTTCTCGCGGCTCCTGGACCTGGTTGCGGCCTCGTCGGGCCGGATTCTCAACGTGCACGCGCTTTGCAAGGATGCTGGCCTGGGCTACGAGACCGCCCGTCGCTACGTCGAGGTTCTCGAAGATACGCTGGTCGCCTTCCGGGTTCCGGCATGGAGCGGATCGGACCGGTCCAGCCTGGTCCGCCACGGAAAGTTGTTCCTGTTCGACATCGGTGTCCGCAATGCACTGCTCAGGCGCCCTCTGGACGAGCCCCTGCCCGACGAGCGCGGATTCCTTCTGGAACATCTCGTCGCTTCCGAACTGCATCGGCGACTCGGCACGCTCTGGCCCGAGGCGGCGCTCTTCCACTACCGGACGCGGGGCGGCGCCGAGGTGGATTTCGTCCTGGAGGTGGGACGCGAGCTGTGGGGCATCGAGGTGAAGGCGGGCCGGGACGTGACCCGCCGAATGCTCCGCGGGCTTGCTTCGCTGGCAGCGCGGAGTTCGCGCGTCAAACGCCGGATCGTCGTCTTTCTGGGAGATCGTCCCCAGACGATCGCCGGAGTCGAGGTCCTGCCGCTGGCAGGTTTCCTGGGGCTGCTACCCGGCGAACTCGGCTAACGTCCGAACCTCCTCACCGCCCCACCCCCTTTCGCGGAATGCGGGCGTCCGCGATCGCGGCGTGATAGACGAAGGAAGCCATGATGACGGCGTTCTTCATCAGGTCGTCGATGGGGAGGGTGTCGTAGAAGTCGAGGTTGGTGTGGCCTCCCGTGCCGCCCACGCGCGCCTGCAGGAACTGGAATGCGGGCAGGCCGGCGCGGTCGAAGGGGACGTGGTCGGTGCTGCCTACGCCCTGGGTCGAGAGAGTCGTCATGCCCATGTCGCGCAGCGGCTCCATCCAGGCTTCGAAGATGGGGCGCACGTGCTCGTTCTCCTGCAGCCAGACCCCCCGGTACTGGCCCGGGCCGTAGTCCTGGTTGAAGTAGACCGAGAAGTTCTCGTACTCGCGGGTGGTGCCGGACGCCGGACTCCCGAAATGCTGGCGCACGTACTCGCTGGAGCCGAACAGCCCCTGCTCCTCGCCGGACCAGAGCGCCACCCGGATGGTGCGTCGCGGCCGCGCGCCGATGGCGTTCAGGATGCGCGCGGCCTCGAGCATCACCGCCACCCCGGAGGTGTTGTCGCTCGCGTTGGGACTCGCGTGCCAGGTGTCGAAGTGGGCTCCCAGCATGACCACCTCGTGCGCGAGGTCGGTGCCGGGGATCTCGCCCACCACGTTGCTTGCCTCCGTGACCTCGTCCCCGTGGCGGTTGCGCACCTCCGCCTCCATGGTCACCGGGATGCCGCGCCGCAGGATGCGGTACATGCGGTTGTAGTGCTCCGGGGTGACCGCCACGACCGGCACGGAGGACAGGGTTTCTTCGAGCGACCAGCGGTCCACGCGGGCGCCGGGGCGGGCGAAGCCGCGCACCGCCCCGGGCCAGCCGCTGTTGGACTCGAGCACCAGCGCGACCCCCTCCTCCACGTAGAAGGCGAGCCGCTCGGCCGCGGTCAGGATGTCGAGGTTGGCCGGGGCATCGGGGTAGAGGCCGGAGAAGTAGTCGTCCGGGGCCGGTGCAGGCGGGATCACGGCCTCGGCGAGCGCGCGCATCTCCTCGTCGGTGCGGCGCGGGGTGCCGGTCGCGAAGCGGGTCAGGTCGATGGCGGGGGGCGGGGTGGAGAGCACGGCGCGTCCGCGCAGCGTCCCCCGAAGCGGGGCCAGGCCGGTCCAGGTGCGCACGTCGGCGATGACGACGTCCAGCTCGAGCCTGCCGTCCGTGCCCGGCGTGTGGGCGATGGGGTAGGCCACCAGGGGCTGGTAGGCGGGCGCGGTCATGTGGACCGACACGTACTCGTTGTCCCAGCTGACCCCGTAGGGCATGAAGGGCTCGCGGGCGACGTTGACGAGGCCGATGCGCTCCATCTCGCCGACTACCCAGCGCTGCGCCCGGTCCATGGCGTCCGAGTTGGTCAGGCGGCCGCCGAGCACGTCGGTCATGTAGGAGAGGGTGCCCGGCAGTTGCGAGCGCTTGAGGCCTTCCTCGCGGATGCGCGCGATCGTCGCCCGGTCGACCGGGAAGGCGGCGGCGGGGTCGGCGGGTGGGGCATTCTGGGTTGCCGCGGGCGCCGGGATGGCCAGCAGCGCCAGCAGCAACGCAGACTTCGGGATCCGAGTCAGCGCCGGGCCGATTTTCGCCGAAGTCGGCTTGCGACCGGCCTGACCCATCGTACGCAGGCTCACGCTCACATCCCCGCGGGGCGCACGCTGTAGTTGTCGTTGCGCCACATGCGCATGCTTCCGTCGGGCATCTCCTCGAAGATGAACTCCTCGCCCAGGTCACCGTTGTCGCGCACGCGCCGGAAGGTGCCGTCCTCGACGTGACGAAGCCGGGTGAGGGAGCTGAGCGGGTTGTTGGTGGGGAGCGACAGCACCTGCACGGAGCCGTCCCACATCAGGACCGCGCTCTCGCCGCCGAGGGGCCGCTGATAGGTGCCGGTGAAGCGCTGCAGATCTTCCTGCACCGCGTCGACAGCCGGGCCATCCTCGGCCGACCGCTTTTCCGCGCGTTGGAGGGCGGGCGCGACGATGTCGAACGCGGTCTGCGCGAACTGGCGGGAGTTCACGCCCTGACCGTTGGTCATGAAGGCCGTGGCCACCTTGTCCTGCGGCCGCAGCAGCAGGTGGCTGCGGTATCCGGGGCACGATCCGCCATGGCCCACGAAGGTGTCGTCGTCGGACTTCCACACCGAGAAGCCCAGCCCGTAGGTGGTGTTGCCGTCGGGCTCGGACCAGTGCACGCGGTGCATCTCGCGCAGCGTGTTGCGGTCGAGCAGGGCATCACCCCCCTCGAGCACCCGGAACTGCCACGAAGCGAAGCGGCCGAGATCCTCCACCGTCGAAATGAAGCCCGCCGCGGCGCTGATGCCGCGCACCCAGTAGTCGGGAATCACATGGCGCTTGCCGTCGCGGCCGCGCGCCGTGTAGCCGGTCGCCAGGCGGTTGCCGCGGAAGCGGTCTTCCAGGTCGGTGAAGGTGCTCGTCATCCCCAGCGGATCCAGGATGTGCGCGCGCACGTAGTCGTCGTAGCTCTGTCCCGACGCCTCCGCCACGATCTCGCCCGCCAGGGTCAGGGCCAGATTCGAGTACTGGAAGTACGTCCGAGGAGGGTAGAGCATCGTCTGCGTGGGCAGCGTCTCGACGATCTTCTCGTGGGTCGGGAAGGGGTAGTCGGGGCCGGTCCAGTAGGGCACCCCGGCCTCGCGCGGCAGGCCTGAGCTGTGCGTGAGCAGGCCCTCGATGTCGACCGGGCCCGCCTTCGGGTACTTGTCCTGGATGTTGAACCAGTCAAGGTGGTTCGCCACGGGATCGTTCAGCGCCAGCTTGCCCTGGTCGCGCAGCTGCATCACGCCGACGGCCGTGAAGAGCTTGGAGATGGAGCAGATCGAATACATGGTCGATGGAGTCGCCGGTTCCCCGCTTTCGATGTGCGCGAATCCGTATCCCTTCGCCCACACCAGCTCCTGGTCGTGGACCACGGAGAGCGAAGCTCCGGGGATGCCCCCGTAGGCCTGCGCGGCGTCCATCCAGATGTCCAGGAGATGGAGGGCCGACGCGACCTCGGCGTCGTCGGCGAGCGACTGCTGGGCTTCGGCTGGAGGCGCCGAAAGCAGAAGCGCCAGGGTGGCCACGCCGGCGTGTTGGCGGATTCGGTGGTGTCTCATCGGGGCATCCTCCTCGAGATACTGCGGAGCGGGCTTCAAGGCCTGGGAGCGTTCGGAGAGGCGCGATGGCATGTCCGCGTCCCTGGCAGGATACAGTGTAGTGCGTGCCGTCCTACGCGGACAACGGTGGATTCCCGTGCGGACACGGGCTCCGGAGGCCCGACCTCGACGTCCGCGGCGTCCGGGCCGATTCACGCGCGCCGGACAGGCTCCCGTTGCGGCCGGACGGGGCGTAGAATGTCAGTTCGAGCGAGATCTGTTCCGGAGGAGAAGACGACAATGAACTCGATTGACTGGCGGCGTGCGGTGTTCACCTGGGCGGCTGTGGCTGCCTTGCTGGTCCCGGTCTGGCCCGCGGATGCCGCGGCGCAGACGGATGCGGCGAGGATCGAGGCCGCGGTCGCCAGCCTTGAGTGGCGAAACATCGGTCCGACCATCATGGGCGGGCGGGTCTCGGACCTGGCCGTGGTGGAGTCCGACCCCGCCACCTTCTACGTGGGCACCGCGACCGGCGGGGTGTGGAAGACGGTCAACCACGGCACCACCTTCGAGTCGGTGTTCGAAGACCAGCCGACCCAGTCGGTCGGCGACGTGACGGTCGCGCCCTCCAACCCCAACGTGGTGTGGGTGGGGAGCGGCGAGCCACAGAACCGCCAGAGCTCGCCGTGGGGGAACGGCGTCTACAGGTCCACCGATGCCGGGCGTTCCTGGCGGCACATGGGGCTCGAGGAGACCCACCACATCTCCCGCATCCGCGTCCACCCGCGCGACCCGAACATCGTGTACGTGGCGGCGGTCGGGCGGCTGTGGGGCGCCAACCCGGAGCGGGGCATCTACAAGACCACCGATGGCGGGGAGAGTTGGGAGCTGGTGCTCTTCGTGGACGAGGACACGGGCGCCATCGACCTGGCGATGGACCCGACCGACCCCGAGACCCTGTTCGCCGCGATGTATCAGCGCCGGCGCACCGGGTGGGGCTTCAACGGGGGCGGACCCGGGAGCGGCATCCATCGCACCACCGACGGCGGGGCTACCTGGGTGGAGCTCACAGAGGGGCTGCCTGATGGCGACATGGGACGCATCGGGCTGGACATCTTCCGGGGTGACGGCAACCTGGTGTTCGCCATCGTGGAAGCCGACAAGCGCACGCCCGGGCAGGGATTCGGCGGGGGTGGAGGCGGCTCGTCGCAGAACGGCGTGTACCGCTCCACCGACCGGGGCGAGACGTGGGAACAGATCAGCACGACCAACAACCGTCCCATGTATTACAGCCAGATCTGGGTGGATCCCACCGACCCGGAGCGCATCTACACCGCCGGGTCGAGCCTCTTCAAGTCGCTCGACGGGGGCAACAACTTCACCCCCGACGCCGCGTCCGAAGTCCACCCCGACCACCACGCCATGTGGATCAATCCTGCGAACTCCGACCACATCATTCTGGGCGGCGACGGCGGCGTGTCGATCAGCTGGGACCGTTCCGACACCTGGCGCCAGCTGACCAATCTGTCCCTGGCCCAGTTCTACGAGATCGGCGTGGACATGCGCGATCCCTACCATGTGTGCGGCGGACTCCAGGACAACGGCTCCTGGTGCGGTCCGAGCGACACCTGGTCCAACCAGGGCATTCGCACCCGCGACTGGTACAACGTCGGGGGCGGCGACGGCTTCTATACGGTCATGCACCCGACCAACCCGCGCGTGATGTTCTCCGAGTCGCAGGGCGGCAACCTCATGCGCGTCGACCTGGTGACCATGGAGCGCACCCGCATGCGGCCGGTGGGTCGGCCATCGGGAGATGACGAGGACCGGGAGCTGCGCTGGAACTGGGACACCCCGGTGCTCCTCTCCCAGCACGACGAGAACACCGTCTACGTGGGGAGCAACGTGCTCTTCCGCTCGCGCGATCTGGGGATGACCTGGGAGGAGATCAGCCCCGACCTCACCCACGCCATGGACCGCACGGAACTGGAGATCATGGGCGTCCTCGGCTCGGAGCCGCAGATGTCGGCCAACGATGGACAGGCCTCCTACGGCAATCTGGAGACGATCTCGGAGTCGCCGTTCGACGCCGAGTTGCTCTACGTGGGCAGCGACGACGGCAGGGTGCACGCAACGCGCGACGGAGGCGGCTCCTGGGCGGACGTGACCGGCAACATCCCCGGGCTGCCCGAGCGCACCTACGTGAGCCGGGTGGTGGCGTCGGCGCACGATCAGGGCACCGTCTACGCCACCTTCGACGGCCACCGCAACAACGACTTCGCGGCCCACGTCTACGTGAGCACCGATTACGGGGAGAGCTGGCGGCGCATCGTCGACGGGCTGCCGGCGACCTCCGTCAATGTCATTGCCGAACACCATCGCACGGCCGGCCTGCTCTTCGTGGGCCACGAGCTCGGAGTGTCCTTCTCGGTCGACGGCGGGGAACAGTGGGTGGCCCTCGACAACGGGCTGCCCGCGGTTCCGGTCGACGACATCAAGATCCACTCGCGCGAGAACGATCTCGTGCTGGGTACGCACGGGCGCGGCATCTACATCATGGAGGACATCGCGCCGCTGGAGGGTCTTACTGCCGAGGTGTTGGCGGCGAACGTCCACCTCTTCCCGGTGCGGCGCGCCACCTCGTACAACCCCTACACGCCACAGGGCTGGACGCCGGGGGTGTACGTGTCGCCCAACCCGGCGGCCGGGGCGTTGATTCGGTACTACCTCGGTGAGGACATTGCGGCGGCAGCGCAGGTTGCCGCGTCCTCGGGGGAAAACGGCGATGGCGCGGACGATGGCTCCTCTGGCGCCCCCGGCGAGCCGAAGATCACCATCCTCGACGAAGGCGGCGAGGTGGTGCGCGAGCTCACCGGGCCGGGTGCCGCGGGCATCCGGCAGGTGCGGTGGGATCTGCGAATCGAGCCTCCCTACACGCCATCGGGTCCGCCCCAGCAGTTCGGCGGAGGCTTCGGGGGTGGACAGGCGCGCGGTCCGCGGGTGCTCCCCGGCACCTACACGGTGCGGCTGGAGGCCGCCGGCGTGACACAGGAAAAGCAGGTGGCGGTGCGCCTGGATCCGCGGGTCGAGATGAGCCGAGCCGACCTTGAGGCGCGACAGGCCGCGCTGCTGAGCGCCTATGACCTCGCGGGTCCCGTTTACGAGGCCGGGCAGGCCGTCCAGCGCGTCACCACTCAGCTCATGGAGGTCAGCGCGCTCCTGCGGGAGCAGCAAGAGGCGCCGGAAGACCTGAGCGATGAAGTGAGCGCCCTGCTCGAAGAGGCGCGTGAACTCGGCCGCGACATCAACCAGGCGGCCGCGGGAGCGCGGGGCGCGGGCGCCATCGAGTCGTCCAGCACGCGACCCACCGCCGACCAGCTCTGGCAACTCGACCAGGCCTGGGAGAAGGTGCCGCCGCTCATCGAACGCCTGAACGAGATCGTGACGGACGAGATGCCGGCGCTCTACCGCCGGCTTGACGAGCAGGGGATCCGCCCCGACCCGGGCGAGGCGGTGACGATGCCGGTGCGGCGGCGCGGGGGGTAAGGCCAGACGCGCTCCGCCCGCAAACCCTGACGTTACGTCAGCCTTCGCGCGATCCACACCGTGCGGAAGACGGCGGTGGCAACTGTTCCCACCGCGGTCACTACCAATGCGCCCAGCAGGACCGTGCCCGGGTCGCGCCCCAGGAGCGCGGAGCCGGTGCCGTCGAGGATCGCGCCGAAGCCGATCAGCAGGAGCCGCTCGGCGCGCTGCATGACGCCCGCCGTGCACAGCACGCCCTGGCTCTCGCCGCGGGCGCGCGTATAGCTGACCAGTAGCGAGCCGCCCAGCGCCGCGGCCACCACCGCGAGCGCCCCACCCGAGGCGCGAAAAGCCACCGCCAGCCCCACGAACGCGGCCACCTCGGCGAACCGGTCGATGGTCGAGTCCAGGAACGCCCCCCGCGGCCCCGCAAGGCCTCGCGCCCGCGCAACCCGGCCGTCCAGGGCATCCGCGACGCCGCTGAGCAGGACCGCCCAGCCTCCCATCGCGAACCGCCCCGAAGCGAAGAACCACCCCGCCACCGCGCCGAAGGCGAACCCCAGCAGGTTGTAGAAGAGGGGCGAAAGCCCGAGAAGCAGCGACGCCCGCTCCACCGGCCGCACGAACCAGAAGAACCAGCGGCGCACGAAGGATCCCAGCACGAACTTGCCCCGGGCCGAGGACTCGAGCGCGTCGGCCGCGCGGTTGGCGCCGCTCAACGCGAAGACCGGCATGGTGGCGAGCGCAATCCCCACGACCACGACCAGAGCTGTCAGCTCGGACCTCACGATGCCCCGGCTCCGTTGGATGCCCGCGAGCTCCCCCTCCCGCCGGTTCGGGTCTCGGGCGCCGGGCGCCCCCGCCCGCCCCCGGACTTCCGGTCCACTCTCGATTGCACCCGCCCGGCCCGCAGCACCCGCAACGCCTTGGGAAGCAGCAGTGGAAACGGAAAGCGCCGCTCCAGGGGCGTGATCTCGAGCGTCATCCCGGTGCGCCGCTCCACCTTGCGCACGATGTAGGGGAACCAGCTGTCGAAGGTCAGCATGTGCTTGACCCAGCGGGTGGTGGCTCGCGCCTTGCTGATGCCGAAATACGCGTTCAACCTGAGTTGGGCCACGGACGACGCGGGACGAGCGGCGCGGTACCTGCCGTTCGATCGCTCGAGTATCCCGGACGCCACCTCGGCCTCCAGGATGGGCGCGTAGATGCCACGCAGCGTTTCCCGCTGAGCCTCGTACACGGCGCTCACCCGGCCTCCGCGTTCCGGACGGATCTCTCCGGCGTACGAAATCTCGAGCATGCGCCGGCAGAAGTCGTCCACGGAAAACGAGCCCTCCAGGAACGGCAGGGTCCAGTCGAGCACCATCCGCCTCGCCCCGGCGATCAGCTCCTCGACCCACGCGGCCGCCTCCGGGTCGCGGGCATGCACCACCGAGATGTGATGCGCCATGCGGCCCAGGCAGAAATGGTCGAGGCGGCGCGGCCCGAGTTCCCGCTGGAAGTCGGCTCGCGAAAGCACGAGGCACTTGGCCAGCGGACCGTCCGGCGGAGCAGGCCAGAAGGCAATGACGGTCGGAGGCAGCACCCGGCTCACCGTGGCCAGCAGGCCCGCGCTGCGCGCCGTGTAGCCGCCGTCGGAGAGCGCGCGATAGAACGCCCCGTAGTCGTCAACGACGACGATCAGGTCGTAGGCGCTGTGCCGGTCCGGGCTTGCCGACACGAGCCGCGAGCCGTACGCGAGCACGGCCACCAGGCCGTCGCCGCCGGTCTTGCGCAGCCTTGAAACCAGATGCGCGATGGGCCCGTCCATCCCCTTCATGCGGGCTCCGCCGCCGGAGTGACGCCACGCATTTCACCGAGCATGCCGGTCATGACGCTTCGCATCTCTCTGATGAACCCATCCAGATCCTCATCCGCCGCCGGCGACTCGAAGGGTCCCCGGCACTCGACTCGGGTCCGCATCAGCGGTAGGTTTCCGAAGAAGTCCTTGAGCCGTGTCCACTTCCACAATCCGTCCGCCACCACCACGTACACGCTCCAGCGGCGTGCCGCCAGAATGGTCGCCAGCCCCAGCGTCTTGAAAGGGCCGATGCGACCCGTCCTGCTCCGGGTTCCCTCCGGGTAGATGACGAGGGGGTGCGTGGAAGCGGCCGCTTCCCTGCGGAGCTGCTTCAACTCGCCGCGCAGGGTTGCTCTCGCATCGACGAGGGGGTATCGGTACAGCCTTGTCATGTGGGATATTAGGGGAACGCCGCGTGCGTATCGCCGGCGCGTCACGATGCGGGGGTAGACGCCGTGCATCGACGCGACGACGAGCGGGATGTCCAGCAGCGACTGGTGGTTCATGAGCACCAGCACGCCGGCAGTTGCCGGGACGTCAGGCAACTGGCCGAAACGGACCCCGCCCATATGACGAAGAAAAAAAATGACCACATGAGCCGTGAAGCGCTGCCACTCGGTGAGCAGAGCGTCACGATTCCCCGGCAGCAATCGCGCCATGGGTGCGATCAGGAGGCGCTGAATCAGATCGCAAGCCAATAGAGCCGCGCCCAGCGCGGTCAGCGTAGAGGCGCCACGGAGGTCCAATGACGTGTCCTGTATGGCGGGTGTGGTCCGATCGGAAGAACATCGGGCAAACATATGAGTGACAACGGAAACGCTAGCAGGAAATCCGCTTCGGCGTCAACGCGACGGGCGGTCCGCGACGGGACCGGGGATTCCTTCGCCGCCGCGACGGACGGAAGGACGGCCGTGGCCCAGCGCCGAGCCGAGCCTGGGGATGAGCGCCCGCCGCTTCGCGGGCTGAGCGACTACGACTACACCAACTTCTACTTCGCGGCGGGCACGGATCCGTTCAGCATCCTGCAGCCGTTCGGCGAATGGTGGAAGGACGCCGAGTTCGACGGAGGCTACTACCTCTACGGGCTGCCGATGGGCTCGGCGCCCGCGACGCGGGTCGAGATCGGCGATCCCAAGACGAGCGAGACGCGCGAGGGACTGATCAACTTCGCGTCCTACAACTACCTGGGCCTTTCCTATCGTCCCGAAGTGATCGAGGCGGTCTGCGACGCGGTTCGCAAGTACGGCGCCGGAGCCTCGGGGTCGCCGGTGCTTTCGGGCACCATGGACCTGTACAAGCGGCTGGCGACGGAGATGGCGGACTTCAAGGGCAAGGAAGGCGCCCTCATCTTCCCGACGGGATACAGCGCCAACGTGGGGCTCATCTCGGGGCTGATGCGTCCCGGCGACCTGATCGTGGCCGACAAGCTGGCCCACGCCAGCATCGTCGACGGCATGATCCTCTCCAAGGCGACCTCACGTTTCTTCAAGCACAACAACCCGGAGGATCTCGACCGCAAGCTCCGCGGATTCAGCGGCAAGAAGCTGGTGGTCGTCGAGGGCGTCTACTCGATGGACGGTGACGTGGCC
This region of Gammaproteobacteria bacterium genomic DNA includes:
- a CDS encoding aminotransferase class I/II-fold pyridoxal phosphate-dependent enzyme, encoding MAQRRAEPGDERPPLRGLSDYDYTNFYFAAGTDPFSILQPFGEWWKDAEFDGGYYLYGLPMGSAPATRVEIGDPKTSETREGLINFASYNYLGLSYRPEVIEAVCDAVRKYGAGASGSPVLSGTMDLYKRLATEMADFKGKEGALIFPTGYSANVGLISGLMRPGDLIVADKLAHASIVDGMILSKATSRFFKHNNPEDLDRKLRGFSGKKLVVVEGVYSMDGDVARLPEIVDVCRKHGARLLIDEAHSTFVYGPNGRGVAEHFGLDDEVDIHLGTFSKSLGGLGGFVAGPAELIYYLRGFARSRVFSCALPPPVTAGLLKALEIARAEPELRDRLWDNARYMHGLLGEAGVDVGDSTSQVISIMIRDDAGIFQIAEDLLHRGVYINPVRFPAVGKHKSRFRMSISAAHTRSELEEGAEIIISILQKYGKCP